TTCTTTAATGGAACAATTCAACTATGTTGTTTGTTCTATTGAAGAATCAAAGGATATTGATGTTTTGTCGGTGGATGAATTGCAGAGCTCTTTCATCATGCATGAACAGAAATTTTGAGAGAAAGATAGTGAGGAGCATGCTTTGAAGGTCAGTTTAGATGAGAAATCTACCTTACGAGGAAGAGATAAAAACACCACCAGAGGACGTGGAAGAGGAAAGGGAAGATCGAGTTTTAATTGAGCCACAATTGAATGTTTCAAATGTCATAAGCTTGGTCATTTTCAGTATGAGTGTCCATTATGGGATAAGGAAGCTAATTTTGCTGAGTTTGATGATAGTGAAGAACTATTGTTGATGTCATATGTGGAGATGtccaatatgagaaaaaagaaagtctaGTTCTTAGACTCAGGATGCTCAAACCATATGTGTGGAGATAAATGTGGTTTTTGGGAGATGGATGGTGTGTTTCGGCATATGGTGAAACTTGGAAACGATACTAAAATGAATGTACTCGGGAAAGAAAATGTGAAGCTGGTGGTGAATGGAACAACTCATGTGATCACAAATGTATTTTATGTTTCTGAACTTAAGAATAATCTCTTAAGCTTAGGGCAATTGCAGGAGCGGGGCTTGACCATTCTTATCCAATCAAGGATGTGTTGCATCTATCATCCACTCAAAGGTTTGATTATTCAAACAAATATGATAGCAAATAGAATGTTTGTGGTAATTGCTAAAGCATAACTTCAAAAGGAATCATGTTTCAACACTACTACACAAGACATCACTCACTTGTGGCATTGTAGGCTTTATCATCTCAGTTATAGAGGATTGAACACGCTGaaatcaaaagaaatgatttcAGGGCTACCAATGTTACCAGAGTCTACAATAATGTGTACTGATTGCATGAAAGGCAAGCAACATTGAGCTTTAATTCCAAAAAAGAGTCAATTGGAGAGCAACTCAGAAATTGCAATTAGTTCATGTAGACATTTGTGGTCCTATTTCACCGGCTTCCAATAGTAAAAAGCAGTATGCATTgtattttattgatgatttcaCTAGAAAAGCATGGGTATACTTCTTGTTAGAGAAATCAAAAGCATTTCATCCCTTCAAATGCTTCAAGATGCTTGTAGAAAAGGAAGCAAGTTTGCCTATTCAATGTCTGCATACAGATAGAGGAGGTGAATTTAACTCCATGGAGTTCACTGAGTTTTGCAAATTGAATGGAATAAAGAGACAATTAACGATGGCTTACACCTTACAGCAAAATGGCGTAACAGAGTGCAAGAACAAGACTGTGATGAATCTTGTGAGATCCATTTAATCTGAAAAGAAAGTTCCGAAAAATTTCTGGCCTGAAGCAATTAGATGGGTGGTGTATGTTCTGAATCAGTCTCCTACTTCAGTTGTTAAAGACATGACTCTAGAAGAAGCTTGAAGTGGAGCAAAGCCATCGGTAGAGCACTTTAGAGTGTTTGGGTGTGTAGGGCATGTCCATGTCCCAGATGCTAAATGGACCAAGCTCGAAGATAAAAGTATGAAATGTATGCTTTTTTGTGTTAGTAATGAATCTAAAGCATATAGATTATATAATCTTATcacaaacaaaattattatgaGCCGAGATGtaatttttgaagaagatagCCAATGGAATTGGGAAGAACAGTATGAAAAGGAACTGTTAATGGATTTAAATTGGGCCGACAACGAAAATAGCATTCATGATGAAGAGAACATAGAGGAAGAAGAGGCTGCCATAGATGACATTGAAAGAGCTGGAACTGAACGCGTCTCTTCAAGCACCATTAATGAAGAAGGCATGAATGCTAGGGAGGGAAGAAATAGACAACCTCCTATATGGATGCAAGATTATGTTTCAGGCTACATTTCGACCGAAGGTTTTTCAACTGAAGTAGAGGAAAATATGGCATTTATTATGTCGTCAGATCCGATGAGTTTTGAAGAAGCAATCAGAAGCTTAAAGTGGAGGTTAGCTATGGATGAAGAAATTCAATCCATTGAGAAAAATCAGACTTGGAAACTAGTAGAGTTACCAGCAGGAGCAAAAAAGATAGGAGTAAAATGGGTTTacaaaactaaattaaacGAGCTCGGGGAAGTGGATAAATACAAAGCGAGATTGGTGGTTAAAGGTTATGCACAACAACATGGAATAGATTATACAGAGGTGTATGCTCCTGTAGCACAAATGGACACTATCACAATGATCATAGCTCTGGCTACAAAAGGCTGGAAACTCTATCAACTAGACGTCAAGTCTGCCTTTTAGATGGAGAATTAACTGAAAAAGTTTATGTGGAACAGTCGAAGGGGTACGTGAAGAAGGGGAGTGAGCAAAAAGTGTACAAGTTACATAAAACACTTTACGATTTAAAGTAGCTCCAAGAGCTTGGTTTAACCGAATTGAATCTTACTTTATCAAAGAAGGATTTCAGAGAAGTCACGGTGAGCAGACCTTATTCGCCAAATGGAGCTATAAAGATAAGATTCTAATTATGAGCATCTATGTTGATGATCTTTTGTTTATAAGTGATGATGAAGATATGATGTATGAGTTCAATAGTTATATGGAGAAGGAATTTAATATGATTGACTTAGGAAAAATGAGGTTCTTTCTTAGAATTGAGATTGTGCAAAGATCAGTTGGTATCTTCATATGCCAAAAGAAATATGCAGCTGATGTTTTGAATCGTTTTGGTATTGTCTGAATATAATCCAGTTTGTAATCTTATAGTTCCAGGACATAAAATATTGAGAGATGAAAAAGGAGTCAGCACCCATAATACGATATTGGCAAATTTTCTTCATCTCACATCATAATGTACCATTTTTCTAAACTATTGCATGTggaaaattaaacataatggCATATATGAATTATGTTGGATCctattatttttcctattaacaatctaaaaaaatttctttagcAAGGAAAACAAACGTATGTTCTTATTACATGATCTTTGAAATTTTCCCATGTTTGTTGATTAGTTAAAAGACAAAACCATGTGATACCTTCAAGCAATATCTTGAGCAGTACCCCACTTCATGATTCTTGGCCATTCATTCTAAAACTTGAAGATCTTTCACTAGTAATCTCATCTATGTAATGTCATTACAATCAATTGTAATGAACTCAACTATGCACATCCTCTATTAATAGCTTTTGTTCAAACCAAAGCAAACATAATCCTTAGATTCTTTATCTGTTCTCCAAACTATAGAAGTATTAAAAAATGGGTGTTCGTCTTCCTGGAACTGTCCTTGCCAAGCAAATTCTATGCCGATCTTTTCTAACTACAAATCAGACAACATTAATATCTGCAGAAGTACCGAAAGGCTTTCTGGCTGTTTATGTTGGACAAACTGAGAAGAAGAGATTTATGGTACCTGTATCCTATTTGAATCAGCCTTCATTTCAAGCTCTACTACGAAAAGCTGAAGAAGAGTTTGGCTTTGATCATCCAACGGGTGGCTTGATAATTCCTTGTAGAGAAGAGATTTTGTTGGATGTTATTTCTCAGTTGAAGAGATCATAATCAATGACAGCAATTTTGTATAGAAACATTACCATTGATTTGTAAAACAGTTAGCTTAAGACCTGACTATAAACTACATGCTTTCTTTACTAGTAAATTAGAAAATCTTATTCATTCAGAATAGTTTTTCTACCAGTAAGTTTAGAGATTTTAATTCACTTGTGTTGAAAGTAGAGAAAAAGTAGGTATGGCCTCAGACACTGCACAGACAGAAAAGCTTGTACAGGGTTGCTCATCACAGGCCCTGaagaaagggagcaaccatcCCTGTGACAGGGGAAGGCCGCTCCAACCTTTCCTAGAGAAGAAAGGGATGTTGGACAGAGATACCAAGGCAACCAAGTAGAATAGGGTACCGTTgtatatgtgtatataaataCCAGCACAATTAATTGTACAAAGATCAGAATCATATAAACAACCAATTCatcatttcaattttctacatGGTATTAGAGCAGGTCTAACCTGTACCCATCATctaccatttttttttctagccATGTCTCAAAATGACAAACTAACCAACATAACACTTAAAGGAAATTCCAACTATTTCAAATGGTCGAAATCAGTGTACATTGGCCTTAGCAGTAGAAGAAAGCTAGGGTTCATCATTGGGACCAAGCAACAGCCGAAGCCAGAAAGGCTAGAGGCCCCAACAGAGGAAGAACTAGACAGAATGGAGGAATGGCAAACGACTGACCATTTGGTCATGTCAATGCTTACAAACACTATGGAAACCCAGATTTCCAGACTCTGTATTTTAATAGAGTCATCAAAATCAATCTAGGACAAAATGCAGAGCCTATAAGGCCACCAACACAACTTCGCACACATTTTCAGACTCAAGCAAGAGTTATCACAAATCACACAGGGGACCAAAAGCTCATGTCAATATGCAACAGAAATACTCACAAGGTGGGAAGAGTTGCAGAATTGCCTTCCGCCATCAAACGACATAGAAGAGATACAGAGATGAGAGGAACAGGATCTCGTATATACCTACCCGGGAGGTCTGGACTCAAGCTATGAAGGCTTGAGATCATAGATCCTCCTCGGAGCGGAACTCCCCAAAATCGATGCTGTAATAGTAAACATACAGCACGAGGAGACTCGAAAAAGCACAATAAACCCTGTCCCCAACCTCATAGACAGCCAAGCCTTCAACATTCGTCGAGAAccaccccgtacgaggggagGACCGAGCGCCATCGTGCGCTGTGACCACTGCCAAACGCAGGGTCACTCTTGCGATGGTTGCTGGCACCTCTACCCACATCTGCGGCCATTTCGGGAGTGGGAAGGCCTTGGGGGAGTGAGGAGAGGGGGCAGAGGAGAGAGACGGGGTGACGGCAGAAGAGAAAACCCTAGAGAAGTGTTACATGTCGAGAGTGGGGGCGGGAGTGTTTATGATATAGGGTTA
The Ricinus communis isolate WT05 ecotype wild-type chromosome 1, ASM1957865v1, whole genome shotgun sequence DNA segment above includes these coding regions:
- the LOC107261583 gene encoding auxin-responsive protein SAUR20-like — its product is MGVRLPGTVLAKQILCRSFLTTNQTTLISAEVPKGFLAVYVGQTEKKRFMVPVSYLNQPSFQALLRKAEEEFGFDHPTGGLIIPCREEILLDVISQLKRS